The following proteins come from a genomic window of Lolium rigidum isolate FL_2022 chromosome 5, APGP_CSIRO_Lrig_0.1, whole genome shotgun sequence:
- the LOC124658330 gene encoding uncharacterized protein LOC124658330, which yields MASHIDFRYLDEGLGGARGKRKRREEEEAAAAAESMDVDADAPRPSKLRAVPSLSDPSKPAGFGQPTYDGVIAGRVSGQSWKEPRTRRSSALMVSRKPVPLEQRVRDKSLKKAYQARKAELKEEIRQNKAAKRTRRQEREKLKKENVLRTGSKLQKVTNPKTIQKIAKSKKRHQLKVVSDDIFGKKKSEDARRMQVPGLEN from the coding sequence ATGGCTTCGCACATCGACTTCCGCTACCTCGATGAGGGcctcggcggcgcgcgcggcaagCGCAagcgccgggaggaggaggaggcggcggccgccgccgagtcCATGGACGTCGACGCCGACGCCCCCCGTCCATCCAAGCTCCGTGCCGTCCCCTCCCTCTCCGACCCCTCCAAGCCGGCGGGCTTCGGGCAGCCCACCTACGACGGCGTCATCGCCGGGCGCGTCTCGGGGCAGAGCTGGAAGGAGCCCCGCACGCGCCGCTCGTCCGCGCTCATGGTCTCCCGGAAGCCCGTCCCGCTCGAGCAGCGCGTGCGCGACAAGTCCCTCAAGAAGGCCTACCAGGCGCGCAAAGCGGAGCTCAAGGAGGAGATCCGCCAGAACAAGGCCGCCAAGCGCACCAGGCGCCAGGAGCGGGAGAAGCTCAAGAAGGAGAACGTCCTGCGCACGGGATCCAAGCTCCAGAAGGTGACCAACCCCAAGACCATCCAGAAGATCGCCAAGTCCAAGAAGCGCCACCAGCTCAAGGTCGTCTCGGACGACATCTTTGGCAAGAAGAAGTCGGAGGACGCCCGCCGTATGCAGGTGCCTGGCTTGGAGAACTGA